A stretch of DNA from Frankiaceae bacterium:
TCGTAGGTGCCACCTGTTACCCTGGACAGGTCACGGGAGCGGCGCCGTCGCTCCCGTGCGGTCGTACCGAAGAAAGACGCTCTCGTCCGGGATCCCCCGCGCTTGCAGCACATCGTCGCGGCCTGATCCCCACTCCATGGACGGAGCAACACCCGCATGTCGTCACACCGCCCTGCGCCGCGCGCCCACCGAGGGCCGCGCCGCCCCCAGCAGTCCCGCCGCGCCCCCGTACGCGTGCAGGCACCGCTGGTCACCAAGGCCCCGATGCCGGCCGCCACGTCGTTCCAGAGCGCCGGCCTCCCCACTCCGCTGACGCGCCTGCTCACCAACCGCGGCATCACGACGCCGTTCGCGATCCAGGCCGCCGTGCTGCCGGACGCGCTCGCGGGCCACGACGTCCTCGGCCGCGCGCCGACGGGCTCGGGCAAGACGCTGGCGTTCGGCCTGCCGCTGCTGGCGCGCGTCGCCGGCAAGCAGCGCATGAAGAAGCGCCCCCGCGTGCTCGTCCTGCTCCCGACGCGCGAGCTCGCCGAGCAGGTCGGCACGGTGCTGGCACCGCTGGGCCAGACGCTGAGCCTGGAGGTCGCCACGGTCTACGGCGGCACGTCGATCGGCCGCCAGATCACCCGCCTGGTCCGCGGCGTGGACGTTCTCGTCGCGACGCCGGGTCGTCTCATCGACCTCATGGAACGCGGCGCGGTCAGCCTCGACAGCATCGAGATCGCCGTGCTCGACGAGGCCGACCACCTCTGCGACCTCGGCTTCCTCCCGGTCATGAAGCAGCTGCTCGACCTGGTGCCGGCGGGCGGGCAGCGGATGCTGTTCTCCGCGACGCTGGACGGCGCGGTGGACGTCCTCGTCCGCCGCTACCTGAACGAGCCCGTGCTCGTCGAGGTCGACGCCCCCGAGACCGACACCGAGCCGGTGACGCACCGCCTGGTCGACGTCCGCAGCCGCGACGACAAGCCGGCCGCCATCGCCGACCTGGTGCGCGGGCTGAGCCGCTCGATCGTGTTCGTCCGTACGAAGCACGGCGCCGACCGCCTCGCGAAGCAGCTGTCACGCCACGGCGTCGACGCGGGCTCGCTGCACGGCGGGCTCGCGCAGAACGCGCGCACGCGCGCGCTGGCGGCGTTCAGCGAGGGTCGTTCACGCGTGCTCGTCGCGACCGACGTCGCGGCGCGCGGGCTGCACGTGGACGGCATCGAGCTGGTCATCCACGCGGACCTGCCGACGGAGTCGAAGGTGTTCTCGCACCGCTCGGGCCGTACGGGCCGCGCGGGCGCCACGGGCGAGGTCGTCACGCTGGTGCTCCCCGAGGAGACCGGCAGCGCCCGCCGCCTGCTCGCGCAGGCTCAGGTCAGCGCGGCGTAGCGCTCACCCGAAGATCCAGTACGGCAGGGAGGACCGGCAGGCGCGGCGCCGAAGTACGGGCGCCATGAGGGGACGCCTGCTGGTCATCGCCGTCGCGGCCGCGCTCTGCGCGACGCCCGCTACCGCCGCGCCGACGTCGTGCCGGTCCGTCGCCGACGAGGACTCGCCGGGTCCAGCTTCGTCGCTGGACATCCGCCGCGTGGACGTCGCGGAGGGCAAGAAGACCGTCGTGGTGGTGCTGACGCTCGACACCACCGACCCGGGCGGCGAGCCCGCGCGGGTGCTCGGCTACCGCTGGCGGGTGCGGGTCACCACCGCCGGGACGACGCGCACGTTCGAACGCCGTCGCGACGCCGGGCCCGCCGACACCTACCGGTACGCCGTCGATGGTGGCCGGACCTCGGTGACCGCGTCCGAGACGAGGACCCAGATCAAGTGGGTCGTACCGCGGTCCGCGCTCCCCGAGCTGCGCAAGCCGAAGGTCCGCCTCTGTGCGTTCGCCGACACCACCGTTGCGGGGACGACCGCGGACAGCGCGTCCTGACCTACCAGTCGCAGTGCACGTGGCCCTGGTGGCCGCCGTACGGGTCGTAGCGAGGGTGGAAGATCCGCGCCGCGCCGAACGCCCTGCAGGCGTCGAGCACGAGGCCGTACGACGACCCGCGGCTGACGTGCGCGCCGTTCACCCAGCTGATGTCGATGGCGCGGCCCGAGTAGTGCAGCGACCCGCGCGAGTGGCTGCCGCCGGCGATCTCGCTGACGGTGACGCGGCCGACGGCGCCCATGCGCCGCAGCGCCTTGAGCATCCGCCGGTCGAGCGTCGTGAACCCTCCAGGCGCGTTCTGGTACGCCGACCGCCGGGCCAGCTGACCCTCCGACACGTCGACGACGTTGGCCTTGGAGTGCGCCTGGTCGAGGACCCCGGAGACGTGCGTGGTCTCGAGCGTGATGCTGCCGTCGGCGCGGATGTCGAGGGCGATGTCACGCGCGTTCTCCGGCGCGACGGTCTGGCTCCACTTCGCGCTGATGCCGGACGCGTGGTCGGCGTCGGCGGGCTTGACGACCCGCATCGGGTACGACGCCACGGCACCCGGCCGGAACGACACGCGGTACGCCGTGCTCGTCGTCATGCGGCCTGACACGACGTTGCGCCACTCGCCGGAGACGTAGCGCTGCAGCCGGACGACGGAGCCGACGGGGTGGGCGGGGGCGACGTTGCCGCGGACGGTGAGCGTCTGGCCGAGGCGGATGCTCTTCGAGCTCGGGTACGCCGTCACGCGCGTCTTGACGTAGACGGCGCGCACGGCGACGTCGGGCGCGAGCGCGACGCCGGCGGGGTGGTGCAGCCGCAGCGCGGCGGTCGCGGGCAGCGTGGTGCGCAGCGTGACGCGGCCCGTGCTGCCGGTCGTGCCGGCGGCGACGCGGCGCCACGTGGTCGAGGGGCGCACCTGCGCGAACAGCTCGACCCGCTGACCCGGCAGCGCGACACCGGCGGCGGTGAGGCTCGCGACGACGGCGCTGGCGGAGCCGTACACGACGGACGCGGCGGGCTGGGTGACGACGGTGAGCTTCGCGGGCAGCCGCGGTACGACGCTCGCGCTCGGCGCCGACGCGGGGCCGGCGCCCGCGGCGTTCGAGGCCTTCACGGTGAACGTCACAGGCGTGCCGTTGGCGAGCCGCGTGATGGTGGCGGTCCTGGCGGTCGCGGGCAGCGTGGCGACGGTGCCGCCGGGGTTGGCGGTGACGGTGTACGACGTGACGGGCGAGCCGCCGTTGGTCGGCGGCGACGACCACGTGACGACGGCGCGCGCGTTGCCGGCGGTGACGCCTGTGACCTTGGGCGCGGCCGGGACGGTGAACGGCGTCGCGACGGCGGCCGCGGGGAGGCTGGCGCCGACGACGTTGCGGGCGGTGACGGCGACGTCGTACGCCACGCCGTTGACCAGCCCGGTGACGGTGGCGGCGGGGGTCGCGGCGTCCACGACGACGGGCTTGGGCGTCGCGACGTACGGGTCGCGGGGGACAGCGCTGACCTCGTACCACGTCAGCGCGGAGCCGCCGGACGACGCCGGCACGGTCCACGACACGTCGAGCGCGCGGTCCGCGGGGGCGGCGTCGAGCGCGGTCGGCGCGTCGGGCACGGTGAGGACGCCGAGCGCGGTGGTCGCGTCGGCGGTCGCGGTGGGGCCGGTGCCGGTGGCGTTGCGCGCGGCGACGCGGACGACGT
This window harbors:
- a CDS encoding DEAD/DEAH box helicase, which encodes MQAPLVTKAPMPAATSFQSAGLPTPLTRLLTNRGITTPFAIQAAVLPDALAGHDVLGRAPTGSGKTLAFGLPLLARVAGKQRMKKRPRVLVLLPTRELAEQVGTVLAPLGQTLSLEVATVYGGTSIGRQITRLVRGVDVLVATPGRLIDLMERGAVSLDSIEIAVLDEADHLCDLGFLPVMKQLLDLVPAGGQRMLFSATLDGAVDVLVRRYLNEPVLVEVDAPETDTEPVTHRLVDVRSRDDKPAAIADLVRGLSRSIVFVRTKHGADRLAKQLSRHGVDAGSLHGGLAQNARTRALAAFSEGRSRVLVATDVAARGLHVDGIELVIHADLPTESKVFSHRSGRTGRAGATGEVVTLVLPEETGSARRLLAQAQVSAA
- a CDS encoding fibronectin type III domain-containing protein → MPRGRTPRYATPLVALAVVVVAPASVAYATTADHAVAVREPEVVSLTADPSVVETGTAPAAIAIAARLTDGYGVTSVAARVPGAETVPLALVSGTGIDGTWTGVVTVPALTAYGPVSITLDALSANGAASSPVVDTALTVADPLPAAPAAVTAVASAGSLAVSWQPPPANGGSAVTAYDVTAVPAPGSDPLASFPAVVSTGADARSATVSGLSEGTRYVVRVAARNATGTGPTATADATTALGVLTVPDAPTALDAAPADRALDVSWTVPASSGGSALTWYEVSAVPRDPYVATPKPVVVDAATPAATVTGLVNGVAYDVAVTARNVVGASLPAAAVATPFTVPAAPKVTGVTAGNARAVVTWSSPPTNGGSPVTSYTVTANPGGTVATLPATARTATITRLANGTPVTFTVKASNAAGAGPASAPSASVVPRLPAKLTVVTQPAASVVYGSASAVVASLTAAGVALPGQRVELFAQVRPSTTWRRVAAGTTGSTGRVTLRTTLPATAALRLHHPAGVALAPDVAVRAVYVKTRVTAYPSSKSIRLGQTLTVRGNVAPAHPVGSVVRLQRYVSGEWRNVVSGRMTTSTAYRVSFRPGAVASYPMRVVKPADADHASGISAKWSQTVAPENARDIALDIRADGSITLETTHVSGVLDQAHSKANVVDVSEGQLARRSAYQNAPGGFTTLDRRMLKALRRMGAVGRVTVSEIAGGSHSRGSLHYSGRAIDISWVNGAHVSRGSSYGLVLDACRAFGAARIFHPRYDPYGGHQGHVHCDW